A DNA window from Argiope bruennichi chromosome X2, qqArgBrue1.1, whole genome shotgun sequence contains the following coding sequences:
- the LOC129960951 gene encoding ras-related protein Rab-39B-like, producing MVEPIFDYQFRIIVVGDSTVGKSALLRAFTEGKFSETCDPTVGVDFFARLIEVKNGVRVKLQLWDTAGQERFRTITWSYYRNSVGALLLYDITRRSSFEHLVEWLFEARRHIEPGRAVFEVVACKVDLESSRVVSTEEGRAFAESYGLSFIETSAKTGYNLENAFTNISQQIYDKIQNGELKMQDGWDGIRTGFSRTQNTVRLMEAEVERDGCC from the exons atggttgaaccGATATTTGATTATCAATTTCGAATTATTGTTGTAGGAGATAGTACCGTTGGTAAAAGTGCTCTTTTACGTGCTTTCACAGAAGGTAAATTTTCAGAAACTTGCGATCCTACGGTTGGTGTAGACTTTTTCGCTCGTCTTATAGAAGTGAAGAATGGTGTTCGTGTCAAACTTCAACTTTGGGACACAGCTGGGCAAGAACGGTTCAg AACTATTACTTGGTCATACTATAGAAATTCTGTTGGAGCTTTACTATTATATGATATTACCAGGCGATCAAGCTTTGAGCATTTAGTTGAATGGTTGTTTGAAGCAAGAAGGCATATTGAACCTGGAAGAGcagtttttgaa GTTGTTGCATGTAAAGTAGATTTGGAAAGCAGTAGGGTTGTAAGTACAGAAGAGGGGCGAGCCTTTGCTGAATCGTATGGATTGTCTTTTATTGAAACTTCAGCAAAAACTGGTTACAATTTAGAAAatgcttttacaaatatttcacaaCAAATATATGACAAAATTCAAAATGGTGAATTGAAGATGCAAGATGGTTGGGATGGAATCAGAACTGGATTTAGTCGAACACAGAATACTGTTCGATTAATGGAAGCTGAAGTAGAAAGAGATGGCTGCTGTTAA